A single region of the Leptothrix cholodnii SP-6 genome encodes:
- a CDS encoding RpiB/LacA/LacB family sugar-phosphate isomerase: MKIAIGCDEAACQMKDAIKAELAAQGHEVQDYGTHDNAPVLYPDIGVALAEGVARGEAQRGLLFCGTGIGMAISANKVPGIRAAQAHDTYSAERASKSNDAQIITIGARVVGIELAKAIVQAFIGSSFEPRSQSKLDALAAHEQRLRQP, translated from the coding sequence ATGAAGATCGCCATCGGCTGCGACGAAGCCGCCTGCCAGATGAAGGACGCCATCAAGGCCGAGCTCGCCGCCCAGGGCCACGAGGTGCAGGACTACGGCACGCACGACAACGCGCCGGTGCTCTACCCCGACATCGGCGTGGCGCTGGCCGAAGGCGTGGCGCGCGGCGAGGCCCAGCGCGGCCTGCTGTTCTGCGGCACCGGCATCGGCATGGCGATCTCGGCCAACAAGGTGCCGGGCATCCGCGCCGCGCAGGCGCACGACACCTACTCGGCCGAGCGCGCCAGCAAGAGCAACGACGCCCAGATCATCACGATCGGCGCGCGGGTGGTCGGCATCGAGCTGGCCAAGGCGATCGTGCAGGCCTTCATCGGCAGCTCGTTCGAGCCCCGCTCGCAGTCGAAGCTGGACGCACTGGCGGCCCACGAGCAGCGCCTGCGCCAGCCCTGA
- the dhaL gene encoding dihydroxyacetone kinase subunit DhaL: MAMNRVINNPDLVVEDMLTGWLAAHAATVCATAENPRVVKRVQSPEAGKVGVVTGGGSGHEPAFLGYVGDGMVDAVAIGEIFSSPTAKSFLDAMRAADGGAGVACLYGNYAGDNMNVKMAIQMAEREGIVVRTVVANDDVPSAPKGDEAKRRGVAGEIVMWKVGAAKAAMGGSLDEVIAAAQKAIDHTRSIGIGLSACVIPAVGHANFTIEHGTMEVGIGHHGEPGIDVRATASAAEMAEMMLNVVLPDLPFGAGDRVAVLVSGLGATPLMEQYILYGEIRKRLAAQGITVAFNQVGNLFTSLEMMGVTLTLMKLDDELEACLAHPCSCVGLTVAGDASQASAGRAYSGSATAKSTGPVAARAAAVARTAVGPALALNGAGGLVRDLIDTIVANRQYLSDIDGLIGDGDHGINMAKGFTGCGTRLDALGDAAQSLPAALEQLSKALMDDIGGSMGPLYGNFFLGFVNTLEPHAMLDAALFGDALAAAVANVQAMGNAQVGDKTLIDTLIPALAAFKAAQAGGADFSAALSAMSAAAEAGKDSTKALQARIGRSARLGPRSIGVLDAGATSCCLILQTLARSLQQRLAA; this comes from the coding sequence ATGGCCATGAACCGCGTCATCAACAACCCCGACCTGGTGGTCGAGGACATGCTCACCGGCTGGCTGGCCGCTCACGCCGCCACCGTCTGCGCCACTGCCGAGAACCCGCGCGTGGTCAAGCGGGTGCAATCGCCCGAGGCCGGCAAGGTGGGGGTGGTGACGGGTGGCGGCTCGGGCCACGAGCCGGCGTTCCTGGGTTACGTGGGCGACGGCATGGTCGACGCGGTGGCGATCGGCGAGATCTTCTCGTCGCCCACCGCCAAGAGCTTTCTCGACGCGATGCGCGCGGCCGACGGCGGCGCGGGCGTGGCCTGCCTGTACGGCAACTACGCCGGCGACAACATGAACGTGAAGATGGCCATCCAGATGGCCGAGCGCGAGGGCATCGTGGTGCGCACCGTGGTCGCCAACGACGACGTGCCGTCCGCGCCCAAGGGCGACGAGGCCAAGCGCCGCGGCGTGGCCGGCGAGATCGTGATGTGGAAGGTCGGCGCGGCCAAGGCGGCGATGGGCGGCAGCCTGGACGAGGTGATCGCCGCCGCGCAGAAGGCGATCGACCACACCCGCAGCATCGGCATCGGCCTGTCGGCCTGCGTGATTCCGGCGGTGGGCCACGCCAACTTCACGATCGAACACGGCACGATGGAAGTCGGCATCGGCCACCACGGCGAGCCCGGCATCGACGTGCGCGCCACCGCCAGCGCGGCCGAGATGGCCGAGATGATGCTCAACGTCGTGCTGCCGGATCTGCCGTTCGGCGCCGGCGACCGTGTCGCGGTGCTGGTGTCGGGCCTGGGCGCCACGCCGCTGATGGAGCAGTACATCCTGTACGGCGAGATCCGCAAGCGCCTGGCCGCACAAGGCATCACGGTGGCCTTCAACCAGGTCGGCAACCTGTTCACCTCGCTCGAGATGATGGGCGTGACGCTGACGCTGATGAAGCTCGATGACGAGCTCGAAGCCTGCCTCGCGCACCCGTGCAGCTGCGTCGGCCTGACGGTGGCCGGTGATGCGAGTCAGGCCTCAGCCGGCCGCGCCTACAGCGGCTCGGCCACCGCGAAATCGACCGGGCCGGTGGCCGCACGCGCCGCCGCCGTGGCACGCACCGCCGTCGGCCCGGCGCTGGCGCTGAACGGCGCCGGCGGGCTGGTGCGCGACCTGATCGACACCATCGTCGCCAACCGCCAGTACCTCAGCGACATCGACGGCCTGATCGGCGACGGCGATCACGGCATCAACATGGCCAAGGGCTTCACCGGCTGCGGCACGCGGCTCGATGCGCTGGGCGACGCGGCGCAGTCGCTGCCTGCGGCGCTGGAGCAGCTGTCGAAGGCGCTGATGGACGACATCGGCGGCTCGATGGGCCCGCTCTACGGCAACTTCTTCCTCGGCTTCGTCAACACGCTGGAGCCGCACGCGATGCTCGATGCGGCGCTGTTCGGCGATGCCTTGGCCGCGGCCGTGGCCAACGTGCAGGCGATGGGCAACGCCCAGGTCGGCGACAAGACGCTGATCGACACGCTGATCCCGGCGCTGGCCGCGTTCAAGGCCGCTCAGGCCGGCGGCGCCGACTTCAGTGCCGCGTTGTCCGCGATGAGCGCCGCGGCCGAAGCCGGCAAGGATTCGACGAAGGCGCTGCAGGCGCGCATCGGCCGCTCGGCCCGGCTGGGGCCGCGTTCGATCGGCGTGCTCGATGCCGGCGCCACCTCGTGCTGCCTGATCCTGCAGACGCTGGCGCGCTCGCTGCAGCAGCGCCTCGCGGCCTGA
- a CDS encoding TetR/AcrR family transcriptional regulator, whose product MNEPVHSARVRPARNGPKAKAPTRTNDPERTMAGILEVATQEFAEKGLAGARIDEIAAATQTSKRMIYYYFGSKEGLYIAVLEEAYRRVRSIEAEQQLEGLPPEQALRRLVAFTFDHHHNNPAYIRLVASENMNRAQFMAQSRIIQGLNVPAIEAIRRLYERGVASGEFRPGLDVVDIHASISALTFFNVSNRHTFGLIFKHDLGAPETLALRRANIVEMIVRYVRA is encoded by the coding sequence ATGAACGAACCGGTACATTCTGCGCGCGTCCGTCCTGCCCGCAATGGGCCGAAGGCCAAGGCGCCGACCCGCACCAACGATCCCGAGCGCACCATGGCCGGCATCCTGGAGGTGGCGACGCAGGAGTTCGCCGAGAAGGGTCTGGCCGGGGCGCGCATCGACGAGATCGCCGCTGCCACCCAGACCAGCAAGCGGATGATCTACTACTACTTCGGCAGCAAGGAAGGCCTGTACATCGCCGTGCTGGAGGAGGCCTACCGCCGCGTGCGCAGCATCGAGGCCGAGCAGCAGCTCGAAGGTCTGCCGCCCGAGCAGGCGCTGCGCCGGCTGGTGGCGTTCACGTTCGACCACCACCACAACAACCCGGCCTACATCCGGCTGGTGGCCTCCGAGAACATGAACCGCGCCCAGTTCATGGCGCAGAGCCGCATCATCCAGGGCCTGAACGTGCCGGCGATCGAGGCGATCCGCCGGCTCTACGAGCGCGGCGTGGCCAGCGGCGAGTTCCGCCCGGGGCTCGACGTGGTCGACATCCACGCCTCGATCTCGGCGCTGACGTTCTTCAACGTCTCGAACCGCCACACCTTCGGACTGATCTTCAAGCACGACCTCGGTGCGCCCGAGACGCTGGCCCTGCGCCGCGCCAACATCGTCGAAATGATCGTGCGCTACGTGCGCGCCTGA
- a CDS encoding TRAP transporter small permease, which yields MNRVIDVYCRVLEWALVVMLALMVVLVFGNVVMRYAFNSGITVSEELARWLFVWMTFLGAIVALKEHGHLGTDMLTSHLSLAGKKVCALISQVLMLYVTWLLFSGSWAQAVINREVEAPVTGLSVAIFYGAGIVFAVSSAVLLLMQLWRTLSGQATEAELSMSQESEDLAQVQALHLDQSQTFKKR from the coding sequence ATGAACCGCGTGATTGATGTCTACTGCCGCGTCCTGGAATGGGCGCTGGTGGTCATGCTGGCGCTGATGGTCGTGCTGGTGTTCGGCAACGTGGTGATGCGCTACGCCTTCAACTCGGGCATCACGGTGAGCGAGGAACTCGCGCGCTGGCTGTTCGTGTGGATGACGTTTCTGGGCGCCATCGTCGCGCTCAAGGAGCACGGCCACCTCGGCACCGACATGCTGACCTCGCACCTGTCGCTGGCGGGCAAGAAGGTCTGCGCGCTGATCTCGCAGGTGCTGATGCTCTACGTCACCTGGTTGCTGTTCTCGGGCAGCTGGGCCCAGGCGGTCATCAATCGCGAGGTCGAGGCCCCGGTCACCGGCCTGTCGGTGGCGATCTTCTACGGCGCCGGCATCGTCTTTGCCGTCTCCAGCGCGGTGCTGCTGCTGATGCAGCTGTGGCGCACGCTCAGCGGTCAGGCCACCGAGGCCGAGCTGTCGATGAGCCAGGAGTCCGAAGACCTGGCGCAGGTGCAGGCGCTGCACCTCGACCAGAGCCAGACCTTCAAGAAGCGCTGA
- a CDS encoding TRAP transporter large permease subunit, producing the protein MTVFIFLGSLLAAMAIGLPIAYSLLLSGVALMWHLDLFDAQILAQNVINGADSFPLLAVPFFMLAGEIMNVGGLSRRIVNLALTLVGHKRGGLGFVAIVAACLLAALSGSAVADTAALAALLLPMMVRAGHDKARAGGLIASAGIIAPIIPPSIGFVIFGVAANVSISKLFLAGIVPGLLMGLSIAVTWYFVSKKENITPPPKASWAERIVALRQATWALVLPVIVIVGLKFGVFTPTEAAVVAAVYALFVSTVIYGELKLHQLHEVFVSAAKTTAVIMFLVAAAMVSAWLITVADIPSKMITLLEPFMDNQTLLLLAIMFLVIAVGTAMDMTPTILIMTPVLMPVIKAAGIDPVYFGVLFIMNNAIGLITPPVGTVLNVVAGVGKMKMDEVTKGVMPFMLAQFFVMFMLVFFPSIVTVPAKWLAN; encoded by the coding sequence ATGACCGTATTCATCTTCCTCGGCTCGCTGCTGGCGGCCATGGCCATCGGCCTGCCGATCGCCTATTCGCTGCTGCTGTCGGGCGTGGCCCTGATGTGGCACCTCGACCTGTTCGACGCCCAGATCCTGGCGCAGAACGTCATCAACGGCGCCGACTCCTTCCCGCTGCTGGCGGTGCCCTTCTTCATGCTGGCCGGCGAGATCATGAACGTCGGCGGCCTGTCGCGTCGCATCGTCAACCTGGCGTTGACGCTGGTGGGCCACAAGCGTGGCGGCCTGGGCTTCGTGGCCATCGTGGCGGCCTGCCTGCTGGCGGCGCTGTCGGGTTCGGCGGTGGCCGACACCGCCGCGCTGGCCGCGCTGCTGCTGCCGATGATGGTGCGAGCCGGGCATGACAAGGCCCGCGCGGGCGGCCTGATCGCCAGCGCCGGCATCATCGCGCCGATCATCCCGCCGTCGATCGGCTTCGTGATCTTCGGCGTGGCGGCCAACGTGTCGATCAGCAAGCTGTTCCTGGCGGGCATCGTGCCGGGGCTGCTGATGGGCCTGAGCATCGCGGTGACGTGGTATTTCGTCTCCAAGAAGGAGAACATCACGCCCCCGCCCAAGGCGAGCTGGGCCGAGCGCATCGTGGCGCTGCGCCAGGCGACCTGGGCGCTGGTGCTGCCGGTGATCGTGATCGTGGGCCTGAAGTTCGGCGTCTTCACGCCGACCGAGGCGGCGGTGGTGGCGGCGGTCTACGCGCTGTTCGTCTCGACCGTGATCTACGGCGAGCTCAAGCTGCACCAGCTGCACGAGGTGTTCGTCAGCGCCGCCAAGACCACCGCGGTGATCATGTTCCTGGTGGCCGCGGCAATGGTCAGCGCCTGGCTGATCACGGTGGCCGACATCCCGAGCAAGATGATCACGCTGCTCGAGCCGTTCATGGACAACCAGACGCTGCTGCTGCTGGCGATCATGTTCCTGGTGATCGCGGTGGGCACGGCGATGGACATGACGCCGACCATCCTGATCATGACCCCGGTGCTGATGCCGGTGATCAAGGCCGCGGGCATCGACCCGGTGTACTTCGGCGTGCTGTTCATCATGAACAACGCCATCGGGCTGATCACGCCGCCGGTGGGCACGGTGCTCAACGTGGTGGCCGGGGTGGGCAAGATGAAGATGGACGAGGTGACCAAGGGCGTCATGCCGTTCATGCTGGCCCAGTTCTTCGTCATGTTCATGCTGGTGTTCTTCCCCTCGATCGTCACGGTGCCGGCCAAGTGGCTGGCCAACTGA
- a CDS encoding TRAP transporter substrate-binding protein, translated as MKRLFIKTVLATVALAACGFAAAQERTFKFALQNPKGHPLEVGASKFAELVAAKSGGKFKVNVFAGGTLGGDAANVSALQGGTIEFVMLNSGILASQVKDFEVFDFPFLFANAKEADAIVDGPFGQKLHAKLADKGIIGLAYTELGFRNITNSKKPINTVEDLAGLKLRVIPNAINVDWVKAVGANPTPLAFPEVYAALEQKAIDGQENPLSVILANKFFEVQKNLAVTNHQYNPQSIIFSKKVWDSLTPADQKVLQDAAKEASAFQRKVNRDKSADDLAELKKAGMTVTEFSAAEQAKLRDKFKPVIDKHGAAISATVAEVQAELAKIRK; from the coding sequence ATGAAACGTCTGTTCATCAAGACCGTGCTCGCCACCGTTGCCCTGGCTGCCTGCGGCTTTGCCGCTGCCCAGGAACGCACCTTCAAGTTCGCCCTGCAGAACCCCAAGGGCCACCCGCTGGAAGTGGGCGCATCCAAGTTCGCCGAACTGGTCGCGGCCAAGTCGGGCGGCAAGTTCAAGGTCAACGTGTTTGCCGGCGGCACGCTCGGTGGCGACGCCGCCAACGTGTCGGCGCTGCAAGGCGGCACGATCGAGTTCGTGATGCTGAACTCGGGCATCCTGGCCTCGCAGGTCAAGGACTTCGAGGTGTTCGACTTCCCCTTCCTGTTCGCCAATGCGAAGGAGGCCGACGCCATCGTCGACGGCCCCTTCGGCCAGAAGCTGCACGCCAAGCTGGCCGACAAGGGCATCATCGGCCTGGCCTACACCGAGCTGGGTTTCCGCAACATCACCAACAGCAAGAAGCCCATCAACACGGTGGAAGACCTTGCCGGCCTGAAGCTGCGCGTGATCCCCAACGCGATCAACGTCGACTGGGTCAAGGCGGTGGGCGCCAACCCGACGCCGCTGGCCTTCCCCGAGGTCTACGCCGCGCTGGAGCAGAAGGCCATCGACGGCCAGGAGAACCCGCTGAGCGTGATCCTGGCCAACAAGTTCTTCGAGGTGCAGAAGAACCTGGCGGTGACCAACCACCAGTACAACCCGCAGTCGATCATCTTCAGCAAGAAGGTCTGGGACAGCCTGACGCCGGCCGACCAGAAGGTGCTGCAGGACGCGGCCAAGGAGGCCTCGGCCTTCCAGCGCAAGGTCAACCGCGACAAGTCGGCCGACGACCTGGCCGAGCTGAAGAAGGCCGGCATGACCGTCACCGAGTTCAGCGCCGCCGAGCAGGCCAAGCTGCGTGACAAGTTCAAGCCGGTGATCGACAAGCACGGCGCCGCCATCAGCGCCACCGTCGCCGAAGTGCAGGCCGAGCTGGCCAAGATCCGCAAGTAA
- the aroQ gene encoding type II 3-dehydroquinate dehydratase, with the protein MNILVLNGINLNMFGKRDPKQYGTITLAQIDEQLDALGAELGATVQHFQSNHEGEMAERIHQAHVDNVDAVLINAGAWTHYSYGIRDALAILKCPIVEVHMSNIHAREPFRHHSVIAEIARGQIAGFGVDSYLMGLRAAVNLVNAAKAG; encoded by the coding sequence ATGAACATCCTCGTCCTCAACGGCATCAACCTCAACATGTTCGGCAAGCGCGATCCCAAGCAGTACGGGACGATCACGCTGGCGCAGATCGACGAGCAGCTCGACGCGCTGGGCGCCGAGCTGGGCGCCACGGTGCAGCACTTCCAGAGCAACCACGAGGGCGAGATGGCCGAGCGCATCCACCAGGCCCATGTCGACAACGTCGACGCGGTGCTGATCAACGCCGGCGCCTGGACCCACTACAGCTACGGCATCCGCGACGCGCTGGCGATCCTGAAGTGCCCGATCGTCGAGGTGCACATGTCCAACATCCACGCCCGCGAGCCCTTCCGCCACCACTCGGTGATCGCCGAGATCGCCCGCGGCCAGATCGCCGGTTTCGGTGTCGACAGCTACCTGATGGGCCTGCGCGCCGCGGTCAACCTGGTCAACGCCGCCAAGGCCGGCTGA
- a CDS encoding bifunctional sugar phosphate isomerase/epimerase/4-hydroxyphenylpyruvate dioxygenase family protein — MRRSIATVSLSGMLKEKLQAAAAAHFDGVEIFENDLLQFSGTPRDVRRICEDLGLAIDMFQPFRDFDAPTPAQLARSLERAERKFDVMAELGTPLILVCSNVQPDAIGDVDQLAEQFHQLAERAAKRGMRIAYEALAWGSQVKLFSQAWAVVERVNHPNLGLALDSFHTLSLRDDPAPIAKLPGDKIFYMQLADAPWLAWGPSDVLTYSRHYRCFPGQGELDVTGFVRAALDAGYTGPISLEIFNDEFRSAPARANAVDAMRSLLWLEEQVRHTPPAPQARPVTVPLFDPPPAPVLTGWSFIEFAVDPATATRLAGQLTSLGFARIGRHRSKDVDLYGQGDVRIVLNLEQDSFARSHFDVHGTSVCALALATVDAQAALVRAEALACPRVTGRIGSDELSIPAVRSPDGSLLYFCDAKQGGHSFEADFIIDAEALRNTPAGVGARVDHLTQALPGGQVEPWVLFYRAVLGLAPQRNTVLHDPYGIMRSREIESADGAVRCSLMVSERDNTAVSRSVSRFGGAGVQQIAIGVGDAIATVTALRQRGAPLLPVPHNYYDDLAAKYELDPAFLAALRAAGVMYERDAKGEFLHAYTAPFEDRFEFEFVERRGAYDLYGSTNAPVRLAALAEWRASHGR, encoded by the coding sequence ATGCGCCGTTCGATCGCCACCGTTTCGCTCTCCGGCATGTTGAAGGAGAAGCTGCAGGCCGCGGCCGCGGCGCATTTCGACGGGGTCGAGATCTTCGAGAACGACCTGCTGCAGTTTTCGGGCACGCCACGTGACGTGCGCCGGATCTGCGAGGACCTGGGTCTGGCGATCGACATGTTCCAGCCCTTCCGCGATTTCGATGCGCCCACCCCGGCGCAACTGGCGCGCAGCCTCGAGCGCGCCGAGCGCAAGTTCGACGTCATGGCCGAGCTGGGCACGCCGCTGATCCTGGTCTGCTCGAACGTGCAGCCCGATGCGATCGGCGATGTCGATCAGCTCGCCGAGCAGTTCCATCAGCTCGCCGAGCGCGCCGCCAAACGCGGCATGCGCATCGCCTACGAGGCGCTGGCCTGGGGCAGCCAGGTCAAGCTGTTCTCGCAGGCCTGGGCGGTGGTCGAGCGCGTGAACCACCCGAACCTGGGCCTGGCGCTCGACAGCTTCCACACCCTGTCGCTGCGCGACGACCCGGCGCCGATCGCGAAGTTGCCGGGCGACAAGATCTTCTACATGCAGCTCGCCGACGCGCCCTGGCTCGCCTGGGGCCCGAGCGACGTGCTGACCTACAGCCGCCATTACCGCTGCTTCCCGGGCCAGGGCGAGCTCGACGTCACCGGCTTCGTGCGCGCCGCGCTCGACGCCGGCTACACCGGGCCGATCTCGCTGGAGATCTTCAACGACGAGTTCCGCTCGGCGCCGGCCCGCGCCAACGCGGTCGACGCGATGCGCTCGCTGCTGTGGCTGGAAGAACAAGTGCGCCACACGCCGCCCGCACCGCAGGCCAGGCCCGTCACGGTGCCGCTGTTCGACCCGCCGCCCGCGCCGGTGCTGACCGGCTGGTCGTTCATCGAGTTCGCGGTCGATCCGGCCACCGCCACGCGGCTGGCCGGGCAGCTCACGAGCCTGGGATTTGCGCGCATCGGCCGGCACCGATCGAAGGACGTCGACCTGTACGGCCAGGGCGACGTGCGCATCGTGCTCAACCTCGAACAGGATTCGTTCGCCCGCAGCCACTTCGACGTGCACGGCACCTCGGTCTGCGCGCTGGCACTGGCCACCGTCGACGCCCAGGCCGCATTGGTGCGGGCCGAGGCGCTGGCCTGCCCGCGTGTCACCGGCCGCATCGGCAGCGACGAGCTGAGCATCCCGGCGGTGCGCTCGCCCGACGGCAGCCTGCTGTATTTCTGCGATGCCAAGCAAGGCGGCCACTCGTTCGAGGCCGACTTCATCATCGACGCCGAAGCCCTGCGCAACACGCCGGCCGGCGTCGGTGCCCGCGTCGATCACCTGACCCAAGCGCTGCCGGGCGGCCAGGTCGAGCCGTGGGTGCTGTTCTACCGCGCGGTGCTGGGCCTGGCGCCGCAGCGCAACACGGTGCTGCACGACCCCTACGGCATCATGCGCAGCCGCGAGATCGAGTCGGCCGACGGTGCGGTGCGCTGCTCGCTGATGGTCTCGGAGCGCGACAACACGGCGGTGTCGCGCTCGGTGTCACGCTTCGGCGGTGCCGGCGTGCAGCAGATCGCGATCGGCGTGGGCGACGCGATCGCCACCGTCACCGCGCTGCGCCAGCGCGGCGCGCCGCTGCTGCCGGTGCCACACAACTACTACGACGACCTGGCCGCCAAGTACGAGCTCGATCCGGCCTTCCTGGCCGCGCTGCGTGCCGCCGGCGTGATGTACGAGCGCGACGCCAAGGGCGAGTTCCTGCACGCCTACACCGCGCCGTTCGAGGACCGCTTCGAGTTCGAGTTCGTCGAGCGCCGCGGCGCCTACGACCTCTACGGCTCGACCAACGCGCCGGTGCGCCTGGCCGCGCTGGCCGAGTGGCGCGCGTCGCACGGCCGCTGA
- a CDS encoding shikimate dehydrogenase family protein codes for MNIRGTTGLIAHIGYPTHAFKAPMIYNPYFEQAGIDAVVMPMGCKPEDYPAFLRLVFRLSNIRGALITMPHKVTTVGLLDEVSPTAQIAGACNAVRLGPDGQLQGDMFDGEGFVRGLQRKGLDLHGKRVLVVGAGGVGSAIAASLAAAGIGAIGLFDARAESAEALGQRLSQHYKTLDVRTGSNDPAGYDVVVNATPMGMNDGDELPMDVSRIAPGSFVGEVVMKTEMTAFLRAAQARGCAVQIGSDMLFEQIPAYLEYFGLPTTTPEVLRSVARLSY; via the coding sequence ATGAACATCCGTGGCACCACCGGCCTGATCGCCCACATCGGCTACCCGACCCACGCCTTCAAGGCGCCGATGATCTACAACCCGTATTTCGAGCAGGCCGGCATCGACGCCGTCGTCATGCCGATGGGCTGCAAGCCCGAGGACTACCCGGCCTTCCTGCGCCTGGTGTTCAGGCTCAGCAACATCCGCGGCGCGCTGATCACGATGCCGCACAAGGTCACCACCGTGGGCCTGCTCGACGAGGTCTCGCCCACCGCGCAGATCGCCGGCGCCTGCAACGCGGTGCGCCTCGGGCCGGACGGCCAGCTGCAGGGCGACATGTTCGACGGCGAGGGTTTCGTGCGCGGCCTCCAGCGCAAGGGGCTCGACCTGCACGGCAAGCGCGTGCTGGTGGTCGGCGCCGGCGGCGTCGGCTCGGCGATCGCGGCCTCGCTGGCGGCTGCCGGCATCGGTGCGATCGGGCTGTTCGACGCCCGTGCCGAATCGGCCGAGGCGCTGGGCCAGCGCCTGAGCCAGCATTACAAGACTCTGGACGTGCGCACCGGCAGCAACGATCCGGCCGGCTACGACGTGGTGGTCAACGCCACGCCGATGGGCATGAACGACGGCGACGAGCTGCCGATGGACGTGTCGCGCATCGCGCCCGGCAGCTTCGTCGGCGAGGTGGTGATGAAGACCGAGATGACGGCTTTCCTGCGCGCCGCCCAGGCGCGTGGCTGCGCGGTGCAGATCGGCTCGGACATGCTGTTCGAGCAGATCCCGGCCTACCTCGAATACTTCGGCCTGCCGACCACCACGCCCGAGGTGCTGCGCTCGGTGGCGCGCCTCAGCTACTGA
- a CDS encoding CBS domain-containing protein produces MTSVADILKSKPQAVVHTTTPSTTVFDAVKLMAEKGIGALLVTEGEQLVGIVTERDYARKVALMSRSSRETPVRDIMTADVMFVRPDQTSSECMALMTENRLRHLPVMADGKLLGLISIGDLVKDIISEQRFIIEQLEHYITGERA; encoded by the coding sequence ATGACCAGCGTAGCCGACATCCTCAAGAGCAAACCCCAGGCCGTGGTGCACACCACCACGCCGTCGACCACCGTGTTCGATGCCGTCAAGCTGATGGCAGAAAAAGGCATCGGCGCCCTGCTGGTGACCGAAGGCGAGCAGCTGGTCGGCATCGTCACCGAGCGCGACTACGCGCGCAAGGTGGCGCTGATGTCGCGATCGTCGAGAGAGACGCCGGTGCGCGACATCATGACCGCCGACGTGATGTTCGTGCGGCCCGACCAGACCAGCTCCGAATGCATGGCGCTGATGACCGAAAACCGCCTGCGCCACCTGCCCGTGATGGCCGACGGCAAGCTGCTCGGCCTGATCTCGATCGGCGACCTGGTCAAGGACATCATCTCGGAGCAGCGCTTCATCATCGAGCAGCTCGAGCACTACATCACCGGCGAACGCGCCTGA
- a CDS encoding pirin family protein translates to MPLERLHPHTKDIGGGFVVRRALPAAQRQAVGPFLFLDHFGPLHVGPDDNHDVRPHPHIGLATVTYLFEGVLQHRDSLGVSQRIEPGAINWMTAGRGIVHSERRPDDLRGRGYTQHGLQLWVALPEADEETEPQFEHTPAARIPSLERCDARVRVLVGSAHGLSSPVSTRSPTLFLDHALDARAECALPAPTAGIERALYGVDAPFELVMGDGTVESFEPHTLVVLPDDRVATLRAGAEAARVALVGGAPLGHRHMAWNFVSTRRERIAAAAEAWEHDALGQVPGETERIPLPPNLRR, encoded by the coding sequence ATGCCGCTCGAACGCCTGCACCCGCACACCAAGGACATCGGCGGCGGTTTCGTCGTGCGGCGCGCGCTGCCGGCGGCGCAGCGCCAAGCGGTCGGGCCGTTCCTGTTCCTCGACCACTTCGGCCCGCTGCACGTCGGGCCGGACGACAACCACGACGTGCGCCCGCACCCGCACATCGGCCTGGCGACGGTGACGTATCTGTTCGAGGGCGTGCTGCAGCACCGGGATTCGCTCGGCGTGTCGCAGCGCATCGAGCCCGGCGCGATCAACTGGATGACCGCCGGGCGCGGCATCGTGCACTCCGAGCGCCGCCCCGACGATCTGCGCGGGCGCGGCTACACCCAGCACGGCCTGCAGCTGTGGGTGGCGCTGCCCGAGGCGGATGAAGAAACCGAGCCGCAGTTCGAGCACACGCCCGCCGCACGCATCCCGTCGCTCGAACGCTGCGACGCCCGCGTGCGGGTGCTGGTCGGCAGCGCGCACGGCCTGAGCTCGCCGGTGTCGACCCGCTCGCCCACGCTGTTCCTCGATCACGCCCTCGATGCCCGCGCCGAGTGCGCCCTGCCGGCGCCGACGGCCGGCATCGAACGCGCGCTCTACGGCGTCGACGCGCCGTTCGAGCTGGTGATGGGCGACGGCACGGTCGAGTCGTTCGAGCCGCACACGCTGGTCGTGCTGCCCGACGACCGGGTCGCCACCTTGCGTGCCGGGGCCGAAGCGGCGCGGGTGGCGCTGGTCGGCGGCGCGCCGCTCGGACACCGCCACATGGCGTGGAACTTCGTGTCGACGCGCCGTGAGCGCATCGCCGCCGCCGCCGAGGCCTGGGAGCACGACGCCCTCGGCCAGGTGCCCGGCGAAACCGAACGCATCCCCCTGCCGCCTAACCTGCGACGCTGA